In one window of Photorhabdus laumondii subsp. laumondii DNA:
- a CDS encoding tail fiber assembly protein — MMNKAVLDKNNIAISAGSIVVFNYDAITLEYLNSSDEYLPVGIGLPANSCIDAPPKAQEGYIACRSPDLTGWQMVPDYRGRIAYNTQTGEQKEIIKPGELPETLTFKQPSTDFDKWDGEKWVTDIEAQKANQIKQAEQQRVILRQQANEAITLLQYAIETEMASDAEKALLLAWKKYVVLLNRVDTSMVSDIKWPQIPE; from the coding sequence ATGATGAATAAGGCTGTACTGGATAAAAATAATATTGCCATCAGTGCCGGAAGTATCGTTGTGTTTAATTACGATGCGATTACGCTGGAATATTTAAACAGTTCTGATGAGTACCTTCCCGTTGGTATCGGCCTTCCTGCCAATTCCTGCATAGACGCACCACCTAAAGCCCAAGAGGGATATATCGCCTGTCGTTCACCTGATTTAACCGGCTGGCAAATGGTACCAGACTATCGAGGGAGAATAGCTTACAACACCCAAACTGGGGAACAGAAGGAAATCATTAAACCGGGTGAATTACCAGAAACACTGACATTCAAACAACCAAGCACCGATTTTGATAAGTGGGATGGTGAAAAATGGGTAACGGATATTGAAGCTCAAAAAGCCAACCAGATTAAACAGGCAGAACAACAACGTGTCATTCTTCGTCAACAGGCTAATGAAGCTATCACTTTATTACAATATGCCATTGAAACTGAGATGGCCTCAGACGCAGAGAAAGCATTATTGCTTGCCTGGAAGAAGTATGTGGTATTACTGAACCGTGTTGATACTTCAATGGTTTCAGATATTAAGTGGCCACAAATACCAGAATAA
- a CDS encoding gp53-like domain-containing protein encodes MSPKNDFKAFSINNNANIVSQQEYENRQDLKTGFPPEHITIHVLNKALRQSSTIASAVADFIATQSGDDVLDDGDIVKLIAQLNRALEQKIITKISNSALEKAKNGADIPDKNTFIKNLGLNEAAKREIGAGVNQVPDMSFFNANLGSTGWQKLPSGLIEMWGFVLVQGYGSMEAGYLNNFPIPFPNACLNVVLANGGYNPQDSGICSVHVVDRSQFRCYRSPTNHPTPVGAYFRAIGY; translated from the coding sequence ATGAGTCCCAAGAATGATTTTAAAGCGTTTTCTATTAATAATAATGCCAACATAGTGAGTCAACAAGAATACGAAAACAGACAGGATTTAAAAACCGGGTTCCCACCAGAACATATTACTATTCATGTATTAAATAAAGCATTGCGTCAATCATCAACAATAGCCTCTGCCGTCGCTGACTTTATTGCAACACAATCTGGCGATGATGTTCTGGATGATGGGGATATTGTTAAACTAATCGCCCAGCTAAATAGAGCATTAGAACAAAAAATTATAACTAAAATTTCCAACTCTGCATTGGAAAAAGCAAAAAACGGCGCAGATATTCCTGATAAAAATACGTTTATAAAAAACTTAGGTTTAAATGAAGCTGCAAAACGGGAAATAGGAGCTGGCGTTAATCAGGTTCCAGATATGTCGTTTTTCAACGCAAACCTAGGTTCTACCGGCTGGCAAAAACTACCTTCGGGTTTAATTGAAATGTGGGGGTTTGTGCTAGTTCAAGGCTATGGTTCTATGGAGGCCGGATATTTAAATAATTTCCCAATCCCCTTTCCGAACGCATGTTTAAATGTTGTGTTAGCTAACGGTGGTTATAACCCTCAAGACTCCGGAATATGTTCAGTACATGTAGTAGATCGGAGTCAGTTCCGATGTTATAGAAGCCCTACTAATCATCCTACGCCTGTTGGCGCGTATTTTAGGGCGATAGGATACTAA
- a CDS encoding phage tail protein, protein MSPKNDFKAFSISINANAASQEKYEESQNLKTGFAPDGITTNILNKALRQSSTISSVVANFIATHSGNDVLDDGNIDKLTAQLNQALEQKMAPKVPDASLTQKGIVQLTDVVGNSHSLAATQKLVSDVNDNANNRLAKNQNGADIPNKNEFVKNLDLLETVNLAKNAVPNSRKINGKSLTGDINLAAGDVGAFRLGLTGKYSVDNQVPWNVDSGSYDLLHAKFSDHVVHFYNGAGNCPAFQLKVHYKNGGIAYRSARDNYGFEEDWTSIYTTKNKPTVNELGLSETVTLAKNAVPNNRKINGKALIEDINLEARDVGAYSRSESDERYQKKGPNQGWRKIGRSGDSGSSILLSQDIRGRCIYLRTGSPGIFLPLQMPPIDNILVGTGYGSKGWLVVHSSDGGVRLSIVNKEDCPDITEIYIAD, encoded by the coding sequence ATGAGTCCTAAAAATGATTTTAAGGCTTTTTCTATTAGTATTAATGCTAATGCAGCGAGCCAAGAAAAATATGAAGAAAGTCAGAATTTGAAAACTGGGTTTGCACCCGATGGTATTACCACTAATATATTAAATAAGGCATTACGTCAATCATCTACAATATCCTCAGTAGTCGCTAATTTTATCGCGACACACTCTGGCAATGATGTTCTGGATGATGGAAATATAGATAAACTTACCGCTCAATTAAATCAGGCATTGGAACAGAAAATGGCACCAAAGGTTCCCGATGCCTCATTAACACAGAAAGGTATTGTTCAGCTTACCGATGTAGTTGGTAATAGTCATTCACTCGCTGCAACTCAGAAGCTTGTTTCTGATGTCAATGATAATGCTAACAATAGATTAGCCAAAAACCAAAATGGGGCAGATATTCCCAATAAAAATGAGTTTGTGAAAAATCTCGACTTATTGGAAACCGTCAATCTGGCGAAAAATGCTGTGCCGAATAGTAGGAAAATTAATGGTAAATCGCTGACTGGAGATATCAATTTAGCGGCTGGCGATGTGGGAGCATTTAGGCTCGGATTAACAGGAAAATATTCTGTTGATAACCAAGTCCCGTGGAATGTAGATTCAGGGTCATATGACTTACTGCATGCGAAATTTAGTGATCATGTTGTGCACTTCTATAATGGCGCTGGGAATTGTCCGGCTTTTCAGTTGAAAGTGCATTATAAAAACGGGGGTATTGCTTATCGCTCGGCTCGTGATAATTATGGATTTGAAGAAGATTGGACTAGCATTTATACAACCAAAAACAAACCTACTGTAAATGAACTTGGCTTATCAGAAACCGTGACATTGGCAAAAAATGCGGTTCCTAATAACAGGAAAATTAACGGCAAAGCACTGATTGAAGACATCAATCTGGAAGCCAGAGATGTGGGGGCATATTCACGTTCAGAATCCGACGAACGATATCAAAAGAAAGGCCCTAATCAGGGATGGCGAAAAATAGGAAGGAGTGGAGATAGTGGAAGTAGCATATTACTGAGTCAGGACATACGAGGAAGATGTATATATTTACGTACTGGTAGCCCAGGTATATTTTTACCTTTACAAATGCCTCCGATCGATAATATTTTGGTTGGCACTGGATATGGATCAAAAGGATGGCTCGTTGTGCATTCATCAGACGGAGGAGTGAGGCTATCTATAGTAAACAAAGAGGATTGCCCTGATATTACAGAAATTTATATTGCTGATTAA
- a CDS encoding phage tail protein, translating into MNHKNDFKAFSISNNANVVSQERYEESQSLYSGFPPDNVPTHLLNKALRQSSTIASVVADFIATESSSDVLDDGNTTKLTTQLNKALDQKLTKKIPDASLTQKGIVQLTNVVGNSNTLAATQKLVSDINDNANNRLEKTQNGSDIPNKNAFVKNLGLNEAAKRAVGTGVNQIPDMSFFTSNLVQNGWQKLPSGLIEMWGIARVSTGGRPDLGYLNNFPIPFPNKCFSITLTHNDWDPRAAGIFGASVVNQSQFKCYRGSGDGQPFVYTYFRAIGY; encoded by the coding sequence ATGAATCATAAGAATGATTTTAAAGCGTTTTCTATTAGCAATAATGCGAATGTAGTCAGTCAAGAAAGATACGAAGAAAGTCAGAGTTTGTATTCTGGGTTTCCACCAGATAATGTTCCCACTCACTTATTAAATAAGGCATTGCGTCAATCGTCCACAATAGCCTCTGTTGTAGCTGATTTTATTGCGACAGAATCTAGCAGTGATGTTTTGGATGACGGTAATACAACCAAACTTACTACACAATTAAATAAAGCACTAGACCAAAAACTTACAAAGAAAATTCCCGATGCCTCATTAACACAGAAAGGTATTGTTCAGCTTACAAATGTAGTTGGCAATAGCAATACACTGGCCGCAACTCAGAAGCTGGTCTCCGATATAAATGATAACGCCAATAACAGACTAGAAAAAACGCAAAACGGCTCAGATATCCCCAATAAAAATGCGTTTGTGAAAAACTTAGGGTTAAATGAAGCGGCAAAACGGGCAGTGGGGACTGGAGTTAATCAAATCCCAGATATGTCATTCTTCACCTCAAACTTGGTTCAGAATGGTTGGCAAAAATTACCCTCAGGTTTAATTGAAATGTGGGGAATTGCACGAGTTTCTACCGGAGGAAGACCTGATCTCGGATATCTTAATAACTTTCCAATACCATTCCCAAATAAATGTTTTAGCATCACATTAACTCACAATGATTGGGACCCGAGAGCAGCAGGAATATTCGGGGCATCCGTAGTAAATCAGAGTCAATTCAAATGTTATAGAGGTTCAGGTGACGGCCAACCTTTTGTTTATACCTATTTTAGGGCAATAGGATATTAA
- a CDS encoding tail fiber assembly protein, which produces MEKNYEQQKLFSTLKQNFYLLQIKKYRVILNRVDTSKAP; this is translated from the coding sequence TTGGAAAAAAATTATGAACAACAAAAACTATTTAGTACATTAAAACAAAATTTTTATCTATTGCAAATAAAAAAATACCGGGTGATACTTAATCGGGTTGATACTTCGAAAGCCCCATAA
- a CDS encoding phage tail protein: MSQKNDFKAFSISENANIMPQETYEKEQKLQTGFPTADITPELLNKALRQSSTISTVVANFIATQSGEDVLDNGDIDKLTTQFKKSLEQKNTTETRDASLTEKGIIQLTDQIGNSNTLAPTQKLVSDVNDNANNRLAKDQNGADIPDKAAFIKNLGLSDSTNITIGNGENQVPNMSFFTSSLNQVGWQKLPSGLIEMWGIASVKGNAYAEPGALNNFPIPFPNKCLNVTLTHVGNAPQHAGTFSIMMVNNTQFQCFSSIPNLQVPVAAFYRAIGY, from the coding sequence ATGAGTCAAAAGAATGATTTTAAGGCTTTTTCTATTAGTGAAAATGCAAATATAATGCCCCAAGAAACATATGAAAAAGAACAAAAATTACAAACTGGGTTTCCAACAGCAGATATTACCCCTGAACTATTGAATAAGGCATTACGTCAGTCGTCAACCATATCCACTGTCGTCGCTAATTTTATCGCAACACAATCTGGCGAAGATGTTCTGGATAATGGGGATATAGACAAACTCACCACCCAATTCAAGAAATCCTTAGAACAAAAAAACACAACAGAAACTCGCGATGCCTCATTAACAGAAAAAGGAATTATTCAGCTCACAGACCAAATAGGCAACAGTAATACACTCGCTCCAACTCAAAAGCTTGTTTCTGATGTAAATGATAATGCTAATAATCGACTGGCAAAAGACCAAAACGGCGCAGACATTCCTGATAAAGCTGCATTTATAAAGAACCTTGGTTTATCCGATTCAACAAATATAACGATAGGGAATGGTGAAAATCAAGTGCCTAATATGTCGTTTTTCACCTCTAGCCTGAATCAGGTCGGATGGCAAAAATTACCTTCGGGCTTAATTGAAATGTGGGGAATAGCATCAGTTAAAGGCAATGCTTATGCCGAACCTGGTGCTTTAAATAACTTTCCAATCCCATTCCCGAATAAATGTCTCAACGTCACGTTAACTCACGTTGGTAACGCCCCTCAACATGCAGGCACATTTTCAATAATGATGGTCAATAATACCCAATTCCAATGTTTTAGCAGTATTCCAAATTTACAAGTTCCTGTAGCCGCATTTTATAGAGCAATAGGGTATTAA
- a CDS encoding tail fiber assembly protein — protein MNDKNYVFSALNKAFYPLLLQQEYIEAGSWPNDPISVTDDIFNTFSGIPPTGKILSSDEEGLPCWEDIPPPTKEGLISIAEVQRAQFISLANEKITPLADAVELDIATDEEILSLKEWKKYRVMLNRVDTSTAPEIDWPISPLS, from the coding sequence ATGAACGATAAAAACTATGTATTCAGTGCATTAAATAAAGCATTTTATCCGCTATTATTACAACAGGAGTATATTGAAGCTGGCTCATGGCCAAATGACCCTATATCTGTAACTGATGACATATTTAATACGTTCTCTGGAATCCCGCCCACAGGAAAAATACTTTCCTCTGACGAAGAGGGTCTTCCTTGTTGGGAAGATATTCCACCACCAACAAAAGAGGGATTGATATCCATAGCAGAAGTTCAAAGAGCGCAATTTATATCTCTGGCAAATGAAAAAATAACCCCACTGGCTGATGCAGTAGAACTTGATATCGCAACAGATGAAGAAATACTATCCCTTAAAGAATGGAAAAAATACCGGGTGATGCTTAACCGGGTTGATACTTCAACAGCACCGGAAATTGACTGGCCAATTTCGCCATTATCGTAA
- a CDS encoding gp53-like domain-containing protein translates to MNPKNDFKAFSIRDGANVVAQNLYENSPELQTGFSPDGLTLHILNKALRQSSTISSVVADFIATESDSDVLDDGNITKLTTQLNRALERKIITKISDSALEKAKNGADIPNKNAFLKNLGLNEAAKREVGIGVNQIPDMSFFTKNLAETGWQKLPSGLIEMWGTALVKGNALSSPGNLNKFPIPFPNKCLNVTLTHLGTAPQYAGIFSVMIVDNTQFQCFSSITDLQNPVAAYYRAVGY, encoded by the coding sequence ATGAATCCAAAGAATGATTTTAAAGCGTTTTCTATTAGAGATGGTGCTAATGTGGTAGCTCAAAATTTATATGAAAATAGTCCAGAATTGCAGACTGGATTTTCACCAGACGGTCTTACCCTCCATATATTAAATAAGGCATTACGTCAGTCTTCCACAATATCATCTGTTGTAGCCGATTTTATTGCGACAGAATCTGACAGTGATGTTTTGGATGATGGTAATATAACCAAACTCACCACCCAATTAAATAGAGCGTTAGAGCGAAAAATTATAACTAAAATTTCCGACTCCGCATTAGAAAAAGCAAAAAACGGAGCAGACATTCCCAATAAAAATGCGTTTTTAAAAAATTTAGGTTTAAATGAAGCGGCAAAACGGGAAGTAGGAATTGGGGTTAATCAGATTCCAGATATGTCCTTTTTCACCAAAAATTTAGCTGAAACCGGCTGGCAAAAATTACCCTCAGGGTTAATTGAAATGTGGGGAACAGCGTTAGTTAAAGGTAATGCTCTTTCCTCACCTGGTAATTTGAATAAATTTCCAATTCCGTTCCCTAATAAATGTCTCAATGTCACGTTAACTCACCTTGGTACTGCCCCTCAATACGCAGGGATATTCTCAGTAATGATAGTCGATAATACTCAGTTCCAATGTTTTAGCAGTATTACAGACTTACAAAACCCTGTAGCAGCATATTATAGAGCTGTAGGATATTAA
- a CDS encoding YfhL family 4Fe-4S dicluster ferredoxin, whose amino-acid sequence MSLLIKKSCINCDMCEPECPNQAISMGDEIYEIDADRCTECIGHYDSPTCQSVCPINNTIIIDPDRQETEEQLWDKFVLLHHADKI is encoded by the coding sequence ATGTCGTTATTAATCAAAAAAAGCTGTATCAATTGTGATATGTGTGAACCCGAATGTCCCAATCAGGCGATATCGATGGGAGATGAAATTTATGAGATTGATGCCGACCGTTGCACCGAATGCATCGGTCATTATGATTCGCCAACCTGTCAATCAGTCTGCCCGATAAACAATACGATTATTATCGATCCAGACCGTCAAGAAACAGAAGAACAATTGTGGGATAAATTTGTATTACTGCATCATGCAGATAAAATCTGA
- the acpS gene encoding holo-ACP synthase: MAIIGLGTDIVEIARIEGVVERSGERLAKRILSELEWEQYQQHEKPVRFLAKRFAVKEAAAKALGTGIRNGLAFNQFEVVNDALGKPILRLYGAAAALAQQLGATSLHVTLADERRYACATVILER, encoded by the coding sequence ATGGCTATTATTGGGTTAGGTACGGATATTGTTGAAATTGCCCGTATTGAAGGGGTTGTCGAGCGCTCAGGTGAGCGCTTGGCAAAACGCATTCTCAGTGAATTAGAATGGGAACAATATCAGCAACATGAAAAACCGGTTCGTTTTTTGGCTAAACGCTTTGCGGTAAAAGAGGCCGCAGCAAAGGCATTAGGAACGGGCATCCGCAATGGGCTGGCATTTAACCAGTTTGAAGTGGTCAATGATGCACTGGGAAAACCGATTTTGCGGCTCTATGGTGCTGCCGCAGCGTTGGCTCAGCAATTGGGGGCGACCTCTTTGCATGTGACATTAGCTGATGAGCGCCGCTATGCCTGTGCGACCGTTATTCTTGAGCGCTGA
- the pdxJ gene encoding pyridoxine 5'-phosphate synthase translates to MAEVLLGVNIDHIATVRNARGTHYPDPVQAAFVAEQAGADGITIHLREDRRHITDRDVELLKKTIQTRMNLEMAVTDEMVDIACRIKPEFCCLVPEKRQEVTTEGGLDVIGQKDKVAAAVKRLSDAGILVSLFIDAEHRQIDAANEVGAPFIEIHTGAYADAKNEVEQEKEFHRIKAAATYAASKGLTVNAGHGLTYHNVQRIAALPEIYELNIGHAIIGRAVFSGLTAAVADMKTQMRKARR, encoded by the coding sequence ATGGCTGAAGTATTATTAGGCGTTAATATTGATCACATTGCGACGGTGCGCAATGCCCGTGGTACCCATTATCCTGATCCGGTTCAAGCGGCTTTTGTTGCGGAACAGGCGGGAGCGGATGGTATTACTATTCATTTACGAGAAGATCGCCGTCATATTACCGATCGGGATGTCGAACTGTTGAAAAAAACTATTCAGACTCGGATGAACCTTGAAATGGCCGTGACTGATGAAATGGTGGATATTGCCTGTCGTATTAAACCTGAATTTTGCTGTTTGGTGCCTGAAAAACGGCAGGAAGTGACAACAGAAGGGGGCTTAGATGTTATTGGTCAGAAAGATAAGGTTGCTGCGGCGGTTAAGCGTCTATCTGATGCGGGTATTCTTGTCTCGTTATTTATTGATGCGGAACATCGACAAATTGATGCGGCTAATGAAGTTGGCGCACCTTTCATTGAAATTCATACGGGTGCTTATGCCGATGCAAAAAATGAAGTAGAACAGGAAAAAGAGTTTCATCGTATTAAAGCAGCCGCGACTTATGCAGCGAGTAAAGGCTTAACGGTTAATGCGGGTCATGGGCTGACATATCATAATGTACAACGTATTGCTGCTCTGCCAGAAATTTATGAATTGAATATTGGTCATGCCATTATTGGGCGTGCGGTATTTAGTGGTTTAACTGCTGCTGTGGCAGATATGAAAACCCAAATGCGGAAAGCTCGCCGTTAA
- the recO gene encoding DNA repair protein RecO: protein MDGWQRVFVLHGRPYSETSLLLDLFTENEGRISVLAKGARGRRSNLKGCLQPFTPLLVRWSGRGAIKTLRDADPISLALPLTGSVLYSGLYINELLSRVLEQGTAYPALFFDYLQCLQILAASEYTPEYALRRFELALLANLGYGVDYLHCAGSGEPVADTMTYRYREEKGFIASLVVDHYSFTGRELKSLATREFPDSATLKAAKRFTRIALKPYLGGKPLKSRELFRQFVRQQPEKKEN from the coding sequence GTGGACGGTTGGCAACGTGTTTTTGTTCTTCATGGGCGTCCTTACAGTGAAACTAGTCTGTTACTGGATCTGTTTACTGAAAATGAAGGGCGGATTAGCGTGTTGGCAAAAGGTGCGCGTGGCCGTCGTTCCAATTTGAAAGGCTGCTTGCAGCCCTTTACCCCATTGCTGGTTCGTTGGAGCGGGCGGGGGGCAATTAAAACGCTGCGTGATGCAGATCCTATCTCTCTGGCCCTTCCTCTTACCGGCAGTGTGTTGTATAGCGGTTTATATATCAATGAATTGTTGTCAAGAGTGCTTGAACAGGGAACGGCTTATCCCGCCTTATTCTTTGATTATCTCCAATGCTTGCAGATTCTTGCTGCCAGTGAATATACACCGGAATATGCATTACGTCGGTTTGAACTGGCGTTGCTGGCAAATCTTGGTTATGGCGTTGATTATCTGCATTGTGCGGGCAGTGGTGAACCTGTCGCTGACACGATGACCTACCGTTATAGAGAAGAAAAAGGATTTATTGCTAGCTTGGTTGTTGATCATTACAGTTTTACCGGGCGCGAATTAAAATCACTGGCAACTCGTGAATTCCCTGATTCTGCAACATTAAAGGCAGCAAAGCGTTTCACGCGTATTGCATTAAAACCTTATCTAGGTGGCAAGCCTTTAAAAAGTCGTGAATTATTTCGGCAGTTTGTACGTCAGCAGCCTGAAAAGAAAGAAAACTAA
- the era gene encoding GTPase Era has translation MSEQETYCGFVAIVGRPNVGKSTLLNQLLGQKVSITSRKPQTTRHRIMGIHTEGAYQIIYVDTPGLHIEEKRAINRLMNRAASSSIGDVELVIFVVEGTHWTPDDEMVLNKLRNLRCPVLLAINKVDNVTDKTSLLPHIGFLSKQMSFLDVVPMSAEKGMNVDTIAKIVRGYIPKAAHHFPEDYITDRSQRFMASEIIREKLMRFLGDELPYSVTVEIEQFVANERGGYNIHGLILVEREGQKKMVIGNKGSKIKTIGIEARQDMERLFDAKIHLELWVKVKAGWADDERALRSLGYVDDLK, from the coding sequence ATGAGCGAACAAGAAACCTATTGCGGATTTGTTGCAATAGTTGGACGGCCTAATGTGGGGAAATCTACGCTGCTAAATCAGCTTTTAGGTCAAAAAGTATCTATTACTTCCCGTAAACCGCAGACGACTCGTCACCGTATTATGGGTATCCATACAGAAGGTGCGTATCAGATTATTTATGTGGATACGCCAGGGTTACATATTGAAGAAAAACGGGCGATTAACCGGCTGATGAACCGGGCCGCCAGCAGTTCTATCGGTGATGTGGAGTTGGTTATTTTTGTTGTCGAAGGGACTCATTGGACCCCGGATGACGAGATGGTACTGAACAAACTGCGTAATCTACGTTGTCCGGTTTTGCTGGCTATCAATAAAGTGGATAACGTGACCGATAAAACCAGCTTGTTGCCACATATTGGTTTTCTCAGTAAACAGATGAGTTTTCTTGATGTTGTTCCAATGAGCGCTGAAAAAGGCATGAATGTTGATACGATTGCCAAAATTGTGCGCGGATATATACCGAAAGCGGCTCACCATTTCCCGGAAGATTACATTACTGACCGTTCTCAGCGGTTTATGGCTTCTGAAATCATTCGAGAAAAGCTTATGCGTTTTCTTGGTGATGAATTGCCATATTCTGTCACGGTTGAAATTGAGCAGTTCGTGGCGAATGAGCGCGGTGGTTACAACATCCACGGTTTGATTCTGGTTGAGCGTGAAGGCCAGAAGAAAATGGTTATTGGTAATAAAGGCAGTAAAATCAAGACCATTGGTATTGAAGCTCGTCAGGATATGGAAAGGCTGTTTGATGCAAAAATCCACTTAGAACTGTGGGTTAAAGTTAAAGCGGGTTGGGCTGATGATGAGCGAGCGTTACGTAGCTTGGGTTACGTCGATGATTTGAAATAA
- the rnc gene encoding ribonuclease III encodes MNPIVINRLQRKLGYTFDQYDLLIQALTHRSASSKHNERLEFLGDSILSFVIANALYHRFPRVDEGDMSRMRATLVRGNTLAELAREFELGECLRLGPGELKSGGYRRESILADTVEALIGAIFLDSDIQSIERIILSWYETRLNEISPGDKQKDPKTRLQEYLQGHHLPLPSYLVVMVRGEAHDQEFTIHCQVSGIEQPVKGTGSSRRKAEQAAAEQALKQLELE; translated from the coding sequence ATGAATCCCATCGTAATTAACAGATTGCAGCGTAAGCTGGGGTACACTTTTGATCAGTATGATTTGCTGATACAAGCGTTAACTCATCGTAGTGCCAGCAGTAAACATAATGAGCGGCTGGAATTTCTTGGTGACTCAATCCTGAGTTTTGTTATTGCCAATGCGTTGTATCATCGTTTTCCTCGTGTAGATGAGGGGGATATGAGCCGCATGCGTGCCACATTGGTGCGTGGTAATACCTTGGCTGAATTGGCAAGGGAATTTGAACTAGGTGAATGCCTTCGTTTGGGGCCGGGAGAATTGAAAAGCGGGGGTTACCGTCGTGAATCGATACTGGCTGATACCGTTGAAGCGCTGATTGGTGCTATCTTCCTTGATAGCGATATTCAGTCTATTGAAAGAATTATTCTGAGCTGGTACGAAACCCGCCTGAATGAAATCAGCCCTGGCGACAAACAGAAAGATCCGAAAACCCGTTTACAGGAATATTTGCAAGGGCATCATCTGCCTCTGCCATCATATCTGGTTGTTATGGTTCGTGGTGAAGCTCACGATCAAGAATTTACTATTCACTGTCAAGTGAGCGGTATTGAACAGCCGGTTAAAGGAACAGGCTCCAGCCGTCGCAAAGCGGAACAGGCAGCGGCTGAGCAAGCATTAAAACAACTGGAGCTTGAATGA
- the lepB gene encoding signal peptidase I codes for MANTFALILTLATLVTGIIWCIDRFKWAPERKKKLARLQELTEGTMDQEHLAETINKPTWVDTCSSIFPVLAVVLILRSFVYEPFQIPSGSMMPTLLIGDFILVEKYSYGLKDPITQTTLIKTGEPKRGDVAVFKYPLDPSFDYIKRVVGLPGDKIIYDPAKKELRIFSNCSETGNCQGELPVSYGSLFPSEWTMQQYGVDSKGESLRKVGVFQIPVEETLPPYSMRQGERIENLDAVNHHILEIPGVLSVPNFRQPGLPEGMWIVPEGHYFMMGDNRDNSADSRAWGFVPEKNLVGRASAIWMSFEKQEGEWPTGVRFSRIGGIN; via the coding sequence ATGGCTAACACTTTTGCCCTGATCCTAACGTTGGCAACGTTAGTCACCGGCATTATTTGGTGTATTGATCGTTTCAAATGGGCACCAGAGCGCAAGAAAAAACTTGCCAGATTGCAGGAGCTGACTGAGGGTACAATGGATCAGGAGCATCTGGCTGAGACTATTAACAAGCCAACATGGGTGGATACCTGTTCATCTATTTTTCCTGTGTTAGCCGTGGTTCTGATCCTGCGCTCTTTTGTTTATGAGCCTTTTCAGATCCCATCGGGTTCTATGATGCCAACTTTATTGATTGGTGATTTCATTCTGGTAGAGAAATATTCATACGGATTGAAAGATCCCATCACTCAAACAACATTGATTAAGACTGGCGAACCAAAGCGTGGTGATGTTGCTGTATTTAAATACCCGTTGGATCCAAGTTTTGACTACATCAAACGTGTGGTTGGTTTACCGGGTGATAAAATTATTTATGATCCGGCAAAGAAAGAATTGCGTATTTTTTCTAATTGCAGTGAGACAGGGAATTGTCAGGGAGAATTACCGGTTTCTTACGGTTCACTATTTCCAAGTGAGTGGACAATGCAGCAATATGGTGTTGACTCCAAAGGTGAAAGTTTGAGAAAGGTAGGTGTTTTCCAAATCCCCGTTGAAGAAACATTGCCGCCTTACAGTATGCGGCAGGGTGAACGAATTGAGAATTTGGACGCAGTGAACCATCATATTTTGGAGATTCCCGGTGTACTATCGGTACCTAATTTCCGTCAGCCTGGCTTGCCAGAGGGAATGTGGATTGTGCCCGAAGGTCACTATTTTATGATGGGTGATAACCGTGATAATAGCGCTGATAGCCGTGCATGGGGCTTTGTTCCTGAGAAAAATCTGGTCGGTCGCGCTTCAGCTATTTGGATGAGTTTTGAAAAACAGGAAGGGGAATGGCCTACCGGAGTTCGCTTCAGCCGTATTGGTGGAATTAATTAA